The following proteins are co-located in the Spinactinospora alkalitolerans genome:
- the pcrA gene encoding DNA helicase PcrA produces the protein MFSQELLLEGLNVPQRTAVTHSGSPLLIVAGAGSGKTRVLTHRIAYLLAEGGVRPGEVLAITFTNKAAAEMKERIESLLGARVANSMWVMTFHSACVRILRREASRLGYPSSFTIYDSADSQRLMQLVCRELDLDPKRFPPKSFSAQISNLKNELVDYDTFAGRVQTEQEKKLAEAYTLYQQRLHQAGAMDFDDLIMVTVNLLQMFPDVAEHYRRRFRHILVDEYQDTNHAQYELVRELVGTDGPEAAVPSAELCVVGDADQSIYAFRGATIRNIMEFERDYPQARTVLLEQNYRSTQNILTAANAVIERNADRRPKNLWSEQGDGTSIVGYVADNEHDEAAFVVGEIDKLTDDGACAPGQVAVFYRTNAQSRVFEDVFIRTGLPYKIVGGVRFYERKEIRDVLAYLRVLANPEDTVSLRRIINVPKRGIGDRAEATIELFAARERISFSRALRRADEAPGIATRSLKAVKEFTALLEELEELVPDSSPAEIVEAVLQRTGYLSELANSKDLQDESRVENLEEFVEVAREFENGFTGPLWEDDDEDGEAPGESGESGGADAEPGEPTLVDFLEQVSLVADADQIPDADEQGGVVTLMTLHAAKGLEFPVVFLTGMEDGVFPHMRTLGDRVALEEERRLAYVGITRARERLYLSRSAVRSAWGTPSYNPPSRFLDEVPKELVDWRRSESGIASAPARPRMGAMGGPPRKPARDAPTLSPGDKVTHDSFGMGTVLLVDGVGDRTKARIDFGADIGEKDFLVKFAPIERL, from the coding sequence GTGTTCTCCCAAGAGCTGCTCCTCGAAGGTCTGAACGTCCCCCAGCGCACCGCCGTGACGCACTCCGGCTCTCCGCTGCTGATCGTCGCCGGTGCCGGTTCGGGGAAGACCCGGGTGCTGACCCACCGGATCGCCTACCTGCTGGCCGAGGGCGGCGTGCGGCCCGGCGAGGTGCTCGCGATCACCTTCACCAACAAGGCCGCGGCCGAGATGAAGGAGCGCATCGAGAGCCTCCTCGGCGCGCGCGTCGCCAACAGCATGTGGGTGATGACCTTCCACTCCGCCTGCGTGCGCATCCTGCGCCGCGAGGCGAGCCGGCTGGGCTACCCGAGCAGCTTCACCATCTACGACTCCGCCGACTCCCAGCGGCTGATGCAGCTGGTCTGCCGGGAGCTGGACCTCGACCCCAAGCGCTTCCCGCCCAAGTCCTTCTCCGCGCAGATCTCCAACCTCAAGAACGAGCTCGTCGACTACGACACCTTCGCCGGCCGGGTCCAGACCGAGCAGGAGAAGAAGCTCGCCGAGGCCTACACGCTCTACCAGCAGCGGCTGCACCAGGCCGGCGCCATGGACTTCGACGACCTGATCATGGTCACGGTCAACCTGCTGCAGATGTTCCCCGATGTCGCCGAGCACTACCGGCGCAGGTTCCGCCACATCCTCGTCGACGAGTACCAGGACACCAACCACGCCCAGTACGAGCTGGTGCGCGAACTCGTCGGAACGGACGGGCCCGAGGCGGCGGTGCCCTCGGCCGAGCTGTGCGTCGTGGGCGACGCCGACCAGTCCATCTACGCCTTCCGCGGTGCGACGATCCGCAACATCATGGAGTTCGAGCGCGACTACCCGCAGGCCCGCACGGTCCTGCTGGAGCAGAACTACCGCTCCACCCAGAACATCCTCACGGCGGCCAACGCGGTGATCGAGCGCAACGCCGACCGCCGGCCGAAGAACCTGTGGTCGGAGCAGGGCGACGGCACGTCGATCGTCGGCTACGTCGCCGACAACGAGCACGACGAGGCGGCGTTCGTCGTCGGCGAGATCGACAAGCTCACCGACGACGGCGCGTGCGCGCCCGGCCAGGTCGCGGTGTTCTACCGGACCAACGCCCAGTCCCGGGTGTTCGAGGACGTGTTCATCCGGACCGGCCTGCCGTACAAGATCGTGGGCGGCGTGCGCTTCTACGAGCGCAAGGAGATCCGCGACGTCCTCGCCTACCTGCGGGTGCTGGCCAACCCCGAGGACACCGTCAGCCTGCGGCGCATCATCAACGTCCCCAAGCGCGGGATCGGCGACCGCGCGGAGGCCACGATCGAGCTGTTCGCCGCGCGGGAGCGGATCTCCTTCTCCCGGGCGCTGCGCCGCGCCGACGAGGCCCCGGGGATCGCCACCCGGTCGCTCAAGGCCGTCAAGGAGTTCACCGCGCTGCTGGAGGAGCTGGAGGAGCTCGTTCCCGACAGCAGCCCGGCCGAGATCGTCGAAGCGGTGTTGCAGCGCACCGGTTACCTCTCCGAGCTCGCCAACTCCAAGGACCTGCAGGACGAGAGCCGGGTGGAGAACCTGGAGGAGTTCGTGGAGGTCGCGCGCGAGTTCGAGAACGGGTTCACCGGGCCGCTGTGGGAGGACGACGACGAGGACGGCGAGGCGCCGGGGGAGTCCGGGGAGTCCGGCGGGGCCGACGCCGAACCGGGGGAGCCCACGCTGGTGGACTTCCTGGAGCAGGTCTCCCTGGTGGCCGACGCCGACCAGATTCCCGACGCCGACGAGCAGGGCGGCGTCGTCACCCTGATGACGCTGCACGCGGCCAAGGGGCTGGAGTTCCCCGTCGTGTTCCTGACCGGCATGGAGGACGGGGTGTTCCCGCACATGCGCACGCTCGGGGACCGGGTGGCGCTGGAGGAGGAGCGCAGGCTCGCCTACGTGGGCATCACGCGCGCGCGGGAGAGGCTGTACCTGAGCCGCTCGGCCGTGCGCAGCGCCTGGGGTACGCCTTCGTACAACCCGCCGTCGCGCTTCCTCGACGAGGTGCCGAAGGAGCTCGTCGACTGGCGCCGGTCGGAGTCCGGCATCGCGAGCGCGCCGGCGCGGCCGAGGATGGGCGCCATGGGCGGTCCGCCGCGCAAACCGGCGCGCGACGCCCCGACGCTGAGCCCCGGCGACAAGGTGACCCACGACTCGTTCGGCATGGGAACAGTGCTGCTGGTCGACGGCGTTGGGGACAGGACGAAGGCGCGGATCGACTTCGGTGCCGACATCGGCGAGAAGGACTTCCTGGTGAAGTTCGCGCCGATCGAGAGGCTGTGA
- a CDS encoding nucleoside hydrolase, which yields MRVFVDCDPGIDDALALAYLVAQPDVELVGVGTVYGNNSVDVTTDNALRLLELYGEPGVPVAGGANRPLVQPPHLAEGVHGRNGLGDVKTPEPGGAAVEESAAELLVRLARSAPGEIDVLAVGPLTNLALALGLEPELPKLVRRVVVMGGAVQVAGNVTPWAEANVNNDPEAAEVVLAAGFDLTLVALDVTMRTLARGPWLDELAAVESDRARSSSRFLDFYVGWYTDVFGERACAMHDPLAAAILTDPALVTESVEVPVRVELKGEHTRGLTVADLRPNPDLSDDRPKAALVTQVNSEEFLKRMLNALR from the coding sequence GTGCGGGTCTTCGTTGACTGCGATCCGGGGATCGACGACGCGCTGGCGCTGGCCTACCTGGTGGCGCAGCCCGACGTCGAGCTCGTCGGCGTGGGCACGGTGTACGGGAACAACTCCGTCGACGTCACCACGGACAACGCGCTGCGGCTGCTGGAGCTGTACGGCGAGCCCGGTGTCCCGGTGGCCGGCGGCGCGAACCGGCCGCTGGTGCAGCCCCCGCACCTGGCGGAGGGCGTGCACGGCCGCAACGGGCTGGGCGACGTCAAGACGCCGGAGCCGGGGGGCGCCGCCGTGGAGGAGTCGGCGGCCGAGCTGCTGGTCCGGCTGGCCCGCTCGGCGCCCGGCGAGATCGACGTGCTGGCCGTCGGCCCGCTGACCAATCTGGCGCTGGCGCTGGGCCTGGAGCCGGAGTTGCCGAAGCTGGTGCGCAGGGTCGTGGTCATGGGCGGCGCGGTCCAGGTGGCGGGCAACGTGACCCCGTGGGCCGAGGCCAACGTCAACAACGACCCCGAGGCCGCGGAAGTGGTGCTGGCCGCCGGGTTCGACCTGACGCTCGTGGCGCTGGACGTCACGATGCGGACGCTGGCGCGGGGCCCGTGGCTGGACGAGCTGGCGGCGGTGGAGAGCGACCGCGCGCGTTCGTCGTCGAGGTTCCTGGACTTCTACGTCGGCTGGTACACCGACGTGTTCGGCGAGCGCGCGTGCGCGATGCACGACCCGCTGGCCGCGGCGATCCTCACCGACCCTGCGCTGGTCACCGAGTCGGTCGAGGTCCCGGTCCGGGTGGAGCTGAAGGGCGAGCACACCCGCGGCCTCACGGTCGCCGACCTGCGTCCCAACCCCGACCTGAGCGACGACCGCCCCAAGGCCGCGCTGGTGACGCAGGTGAACTCCGAGGAGTTCCTCAAGCGCATGCTCAACGCGCTGCGTTAA
- a CDS encoding response regulator transcription factor codes for MGKVQGVADDSTSDSDAVNVREGGAAVGFGDGGVPRVVIVDDHRLFRSGVRGELGDAVEVVGEAGDVDSAVHVIGEQQPDLVLLDVHLPGGGGVEVLRRVLARHSEIRFLALSVSDAAEDVIGVVRGGARGYVTKTISGKELADAIVRVADGDAVFSPRLAGFVLDAFAATDAPPMDPELDRLTQREREVLRLIARGYAYKEVAKELFISVKTVETHVSSVLRKLQLSNRHELSRWATARKLV; via the coding sequence GTGGGTAAGGTCCAAGGCGTGGCAGACGACAGTACATCTGACAGTGACGCTGTGAACGTGCGCGAAGGCGGCGCCGCGGTCGGGTTCGGCGACGGCGGCGTGCCCCGCGTCGTGATCGTGGACGACCACCGGCTGTTCCGCAGCGGCGTGCGCGGCGAACTCGGCGACGCGGTCGAGGTCGTCGGCGAGGCCGGTGACGTCGACAGCGCGGTGCACGTGATCGGCGAGCAGCAGCCCGACCTCGTCCTGCTCGACGTCCACCTGCCCGGTGGCGGCGGCGTCGAGGTGCTGCGGCGGGTGCTCGCCAGGCACTCGGAGATCCGGTTCCTCGCGCTGTCGGTGTCCGACGCCGCAGAGGACGTGATCGGCGTGGTCCGCGGCGGTGCGCGCGGCTACGTCACCAAGACCATCTCGGGCAAGGAGCTCGCCGACGCCATCGTCCGGGTCGCCGACGGCGACGCCGTGTTCTCCCCGCGCCTGGCCGGATTCGTCCTGGACGCGTTCGCCGCCACCGACGCCCCGCCGATGGATCCCGAGCTCGACCGCCTCACCCAGCGCGAACGCGAGGTCCTGCGCCTGATCGCCCGCGGCTACGCCTACAAGGAAGTGGCCAAGGAGCTCTTCATCTCGGTGAAGACGGTGGAGACCCACGTCTCGTCGGTGCTGCGCAAGCTCCAGCTCTCCAACCGCCACGAACTGAGCCGCTGGGCGACGGCGCGCAAGCTGGTGTAG
- a CDS encoding ATP-binding protein, with protein MAETATEAPRLYRGRGDRLLAGVGSGLARHLGIDPVVTRLALLALAIGGIGIAVYLVLAFFVPVRPETEDDGVGDGGDARRKGRDISQLLAYLALAAGLGVLFLLFGGVFDPLLWFLVFGTLGAAILWQQANPAQRDQWVSSTAFRSRKSWVRTGAGVLLVVTGVLGFLAFQQQMHEARAGLTFALTMLAGIALIAAPWIIGLVRERDRERRERIRNQERAELAAHIHDSVLHTLTLIQRRAEDSREVQRLARVQERALRSWLYKRPADAETTVTPALERVAAEVEEAHGVPIEVVCVGDCPIDDGIRAALQAAREAMVNASKYADVDSVSVFGEVEPEEVLVFIRDRGAGFDLDSVPADRMGVRGSIIGRMQRHGGGARIRTAPGEGTEVQLRMPRSTAV; from the coding sequence GTGGCGGAGACGGCGACTGAGGCGCCGCGGCTGTACCGCGGGCGCGGCGACAGGCTGCTCGCCGGGGTCGGCTCCGGCCTGGCGCGGCACCTGGGCATCGACCCGGTGGTCACCCGCCTGGCGCTGCTCGCCCTGGCCATCGGCGGCATCGGCATCGCCGTCTACCTGGTGCTGGCCTTCTTCGTCCCGGTCCGTCCCGAGACCGAGGACGACGGTGTCGGCGACGGCGGCGACGCGCGCAGGAAGGGCCGCGACATCAGCCAACTGCTCGCCTACCTGGCGCTCGCCGCCGGCCTGGGCGTGCTGTTCCTGCTCTTCGGCGGCGTCTTCGACCCGCTGCTGTGGTTCCTCGTCTTCGGCACGCTCGGCGCGGCCATCCTGTGGCAGCAGGCCAACCCCGCCCAGCGCGACCAGTGGGTGAGCAGCACCGCCTTCCGCAGCCGCAAGAGCTGGGTCCGCACGGGTGCGGGCGTGCTGCTCGTCGTCACCGGCGTCCTGGGCTTCCTCGCGTTCCAGCAGCAGATGCACGAGGCCCGCGCCGGCCTCACCTTCGCCCTGACGATGCTCGCGGGCATCGCGCTGATCGCCGCACCGTGGATCATCGGCCTGGTCCGCGAGCGCGACCGGGAACGCAGGGAGCGCATCCGCAACCAGGAGCGCGCCGAACTCGCCGCGCACATCCACGACTCCGTGCTGCACACCCTCACCCTGATCCAGCGGCGCGCCGAGGACTCGCGCGAGGTGCAGCGGCTCGCCCGCGTGCAGGAACGGGCGCTGCGCAGTTGGCTCTACAAGCGGCCCGCCGACGCCGAGACCACCGTGACCCCGGCGCTGGAGCGGGTCGCGGCGGAGGTCGAGGAGGCCCATGGCGTGCCGATCGAGGTCGTGTGCGTCGGCGACTGCCCGATCGACGACGGGATCCGCGCCGCGCTCCAGGCCGCCCGCGAGGCCATGGTCAACGCCTCCAAGTACGCGGACGTGGACAGCGTCTCGGTGTTCGGCGAGGTCGAGCCGGAGGAGGTGCTCGTCTTCATCCGCGACCGGGGCGCGGGCTTCGACCTCGATTCGGTGCCGGCCGACCGCATGGGCGTGCGCGGCTCCATCATCGGCCGGATGCAGCGCCACGGCGGCGGCGCCCGCATCCGCACCGCGCCGGGAGAAGGAACCGAGGTGCAGTTGCGCATGCCCCGCAGCACGGCGGTGTGA